A stretch of the Dechloromonas sp. TW-R-39-2 genome encodes the following:
- the flgB gene encoding flagellar basal body rod protein FlgB gives MSSIAQHVSVLSQAMNLRSQRHQVLASNIANADTPQYKARDFDFQGAMQNALAGRASAGGVSLMTTSSGHMRGDGSGGAANLKFRGETQSAVDGNTVDMDVERTQIAENALQYQVLTQLISDKFKGMRSALASNQG, from the coding sequence ATGTCATCAATCGCACAGCACGTATCTGTTCTCAGCCAGGCAATGAATTTGAGATCCCAGCGCCATCAGGTGCTCGCCTCGAATATCGCCAATGCCGATACCCCGCAATACAAAGCGCGTGATTTCGACTTTCAGGGGGCGATGCAAAATGCACTGGCCGGCCGGGCGAGTGCCGGTGGCGTTTCCTTGATGACCACTTCGAGCGGCCACATGCGCGGAGATGGCTCCGGCGGTGCGGCCAATTTGAAATTCCGCGGAGAAACCCAGTCGGCCGTTGATGGAAATACTGTCGATATGGATGTAGAGCGCACTCAGATTGCTGAAAATGCTTTGCAATATCAGGTGCTTACTCAATTGATTAGCGACAAGTTCAAGGGCATGCGCAGTGCCCTCGCTTCAAACCAGGGTTGA
- the flgA gene encoding flagellar basal body P-ring formation chaperone FlgA yields MHNGGMRLIYVFLLPLLIACNLLAAAEIDPVLDTAERHIQIQTKGLPGKVTIRLGKIDTSRLPTCAALEAYTPPGAKMMGKTSVGIRCLTPNAWNILIPAEILVTGNYVTTARSILAGQAIQAGDLHVLSGDVSTLPTGIISDPAAALGKTLRNSLGAGQLLRSDQLISPMVIRQGQSVRVTSKGAGFAVSGEGKAINNAAEGQLVQVRMNSGQTVSGTARSDGSVEISF; encoded by the coding sequence GTGCACAATGGCGGCATGCGCCTCATATACGTTTTTTTGCTGCCCCTGCTTATTGCCTGCAACCTGCTGGCCGCAGCCGAAATCGATCCGGTACTGGATACCGCAGAGCGCCACATTCAGATCCAAACGAAGGGGCTTCCCGGCAAAGTAACGATTCGGCTTGGCAAAATCGATACCAGCCGCCTCCCCACCTGTGCGGCGCTTGAAGCCTACACACCGCCCGGCGCCAAAATGATGGGAAAAACAAGTGTCGGCATCCGCTGCCTGACGCCGAACGCCTGGAATATCCTGATACCGGCCGAAATACTAGTGACCGGCAATTACGTCACCACCGCCCGCTCAATTCTCGCCGGGCAGGCCATTCAGGCGGGTGATCTGCATGTCCTGTCCGGTGACGTATCCACGCTGCCAACCGGCATTATTTCCGACCCCGCAGCGGCTCTCGGCAAAACACTGCGCAACTCACTGGGGGCCGGCCAATTACTGCGCAGCGATCAATTGATTTCTCCGATGGTGATCCGGCAGGGGCAATCGGTTCGCGTCACCTCAAAAGGGGCTGGATTTGCCGTCAGCGGCGAGGGAAAAGCCATCAACAATGCAGCAGAAGGGCAACTGGTTCAGGTGCGAATGAATTCAGGACAAACCGTGAGCGGCACTGCACGCAGCGATGGCAGTGTAGAAATATCTTTTTAG
- the flgM gene encoding flagellar biosynthesis anti-sigma factor FlgM produces MKIDNSYKTTSTPPPTRQQPKSPAETPSSTEAVSLSTLAGTLQASEKPPVNLAKIQEIKDAIAQGRFKINPEAIAGRLLDSARDLVNSQRNA; encoded by the coding sequence ATGAAAATCGACAACTCCTACAAGACCACCAGCACGCCCCCGCCGACACGGCAGCAGCCGAAATCTCCGGCTGAAACCCCGTCGTCCACCGAGGCTGTGAGCTTGAGCACACTCGCCGGCACCCTTCAGGCCAGCGAAAAACCTCCGGTCAACCTTGCCAAAATTCAGGAAATCAAGGATGCGATCGCTCAAGGGCGCTTCAAGATCAATCCCGAAGCCATTGCCGGCAGGCTTCTGGACTCTGCACGCGACCTGGTCAATTCGCAACGTAACGCCTGA
- a CDS encoding flagella synthesis protein FlgN, with protein sequence MLPLSQILERETLLVSRFVALLTDEQNALSTAKPESLPAIHAEKSALIEQLNALEAQRNSLISGNPALPEKERMAAWLAQHPSEAKIAAQWTALMASALSAKRLNELNAKLVAIHLERTTQALAILTRRAEENTFYGSNGQTSQYTGSRIVDSA encoded by the coding sequence ATGCTGCCTCTCAGCCAGATACTGGAACGCGAAACATTGCTGGTTTCGCGTTTTGTTGCGCTTCTGACTGATGAGCAGAACGCACTAAGCACGGCCAAGCCTGAATCGCTGCCAGCCATCCACGCTGAGAAATCTGCACTGATTGAGCAATTGAATGCACTTGAAGCTCAGCGCAACTCGCTGATTTCAGGCAACCCGGCCTTGCCGGAAAAAGAACGGATGGCCGCCTGGCTGGCCCAGCACCCATCTGAAGCAAAAATCGCCGCCCAATGGACGGCGTTGATGGCATCGGCGCTTAGCGCCAAGCGTTTGAATGAACTGAATGCAAAACTCGTCGCCATTCATCTGGAACGAACCACGCAAGCATTAGCCATTCTCACCCGCCGTGCGGAAGAAAACACTTTCTACGGCAGCAACGGACAAACATCCCAGTATACGGGCAGCCGAATCGTCGACTCAGCCTGA
- the motD gene encoding flagellar motor protein MotD: MARKRREEEHDNHERWLVSYADFITLLFAFFVVMYAISSVNEGKYKVLSNSLTNAFKNSTAEVGGQPIAVIQGAPPIPPHPILKPDKLPEQIKAEEKKVQQRQKMKNVANNIMEALQPLVAQGKVRLLETSRGVTIEINDSILFPAGQSKLQPASSSAMGAIAQVLASTDFPITIEGHTDNVPISTPQFPSNWELSAMRATTVLRLFNDSGVGAERLTAIGYGETRPLETNTTVEGRARNRRVSILIDSNRPEEPTEINGAETPAPNRPPG, encoded by the coding sequence ATGGCTAGAAAGCGCCGTGAAGAGGAGCATGATAATCATGAGCGCTGGCTCGTCTCGTACGCTGACTTCATAACCCTTCTGTTTGCATTCTTCGTGGTCATGTACGCGATTTCTTCGGTCAACGAAGGAAAGTACAAGGTTTTGTCGAATTCGCTGACCAATGCCTTCAAAAACTCAACAGCGGAGGTCGGAGGGCAGCCGATTGCCGTTATACAAGGGGCGCCGCCGATTCCTCCGCACCCGATTCTGAAGCCGGACAAATTGCCCGAGCAAATCAAGGCTGAAGAGAAAAAAGTACAGCAGCGACAAAAGATGAAAAATGTCGCCAATAATATTATGGAAGCGCTGCAGCCGCTGGTCGCACAAGGCAAGGTTCGTTTGCTTGAAACAAGCCGTGGCGTGACGATTGAGATCAACGACAGCATTCTCTTTCCGGCAGGCCAGTCAAAGTTGCAGCCCGCGTCCAGTTCCGCCATGGGTGCTATTGCGCAGGTGCTGGCTAGTACGGATTTTCCGATCACGATCGAGGGGCACACGGATAATGTCCCCATTTCAACACCGCAGTTTCCATCGAACTGGGAGCTTTCGGCCATGCGGGCAACGACTGTTTTGCGTTTGTTTAATGACAGTGGCGTAGGTGCCGAGCGGTTGACGGCAATCGGTTATGGGGAGACCCGGCCATTGGAAACGAATACGACGGTCGAGGGGCGGGCGCGTAACCGTCGTGTCAGCATTTTGATCGATTCGAACCGGCCGGAAGAGCCAACTGAAATCAATGGTGCGGAGACTCCTGCACCGAACAGGCCGCCCGGTTGA
- a CDS encoding flagellar motor protein — MDKISLAGLAIGLIAIVGGQILEGGHVSSLVQPTALMIVLGGTLGAVLLQSPYPVFRRGMQMVRWVWVPPVIEQKQVLDQVLGWSQIARREGLLQLENQITRIKDPFTKKGLQLLVDGADPEHIRELLEVDINTFEDEWRQSAKIWDSAGGYSPTIGILGAVMGLIHVMENLSDPTKLGSGIAVAFVATIYGVGLANLVYLPIAGKLKYYIARMVASKEMLIDGLVGIAVGDNPRIIESRLKGYML, encoded by the coding sequence GTGGATAAAATCAGTCTGGCTGGACTGGCGATTGGCCTGATTGCAATCGTCGGTGGACAGATTCTTGAGGGGGGGCATGTTAGCTCTCTTGTCCAGCCAACCGCCTTGATGATTGTACTTGGCGGTACTTTGGGGGCCGTTCTTCTACAAAGTCCCTATCCCGTCTTTCGGCGTGGCATGCAGATGGTGAGGTGGGTGTGGGTGCCGCCCGTGATCGAGCAAAAGCAGGTACTTGACCAGGTTCTGGGGTGGAGCCAGATTGCCCGTCGGGAGGGATTGCTGCAACTCGAAAACCAGATCACCAGAATCAAGGACCCCTTCACGAAAAAGGGCCTTCAGTTGTTGGTCGATGGCGCTGATCCCGAGCATATCCGTGAGTTGCTGGAGGTTGATATCAACACCTTCGAGGACGAATGGCGGCAATCAGCCAAGATATGGGATTCTGCCGGAGGTTATTCTCCGACGATCGGTATTCTGGGGGCTGTCATGGGATTGATTCATGTGATGGAGAATCTTTCCGACCCCACCAAGCTGGGCTCCGGCATTGCAGTGGCCTTCGTGGCAACGATTTATGGCGTTGGATTGGCGAATCTTGTCTATTTGCCGATTGCCGGCAAGCTGAAGTACTACATTGCGCGAATGGTTGCTTCCAAGGAGATGTTGATCGATGGCCTGGTGGGCATTGCTGTTGGCGACAATCCCCGCATCATCGAGAGCCGTCTCAAGGGCTACATGTTGTAA
- a CDS encoding RNA polymerase sigma factor FliA translates to MYTAAGQPDREQLVQRFVPLVKRIAYHLMARLPASVQFEDLVQNGMLGLLDAIDRFEEGFGAQFETYATQRVRGAMLDGLRENDWLPRQLRRELRRIEAMINQLEHEHGRAPSERELADALGMSLADYQKTLGDARGHQLLYFEDFTGEGDEDFLERHFTDNDADPLSLLEEKSLQQALVGAIERLPEREKLMMALYYEQDLNLREIGEVMGVTESRVCQLHSQAVARLRSQIVGQLPAVKKQRKEKVRG, encoded by the coding sequence ATGTATACCGCTGCCGGGCAGCCAGATAGAGAACAGCTGGTTCAGCGCTTCGTGCCGCTGGTGAAACGTATCGCCTATCATTTGATGGCCCGTTTGCCAGCAAGTGTCCAATTTGAAGATCTGGTCCAGAACGGCATGCTCGGGCTGCTCGATGCTATCGACCGTTTTGAAGAAGGCTTCGGTGCCCAGTTTGAGACCTACGCCACCCAGCGGGTGCGCGGTGCGATGCTTGATGGGCTGCGTGAGAACGATTGGTTGCCCCGGCAACTTCGCCGTGAATTACGGCGTATCGAGGCGATGATCAATCAGCTTGAGCATGAGCATGGTCGTGCACCTTCCGAGCGCGAATTGGCTGACGCCCTGGGAATGTCGCTGGCGGATTACCAGAAAACCCTGGGCGATGCTCGCGGTCATCAACTGCTTTATTTCGAAGACTTCACCGGTGAAGGCGATGAAGATTTTCTTGAGCGGCACTTTACCGATAACGATGCCGACCCACTGAGTCTGCTTGAGGAGAAAAGTCTTCAGCAAGCGCTTGTCGGTGCGATTGAGCGCCTGCCTGAGCGCGAGAAATTGATGATGGCCTTGTATTACGAGCAAGATCTCAATTTGCGTGAAATTGGCGAAGTAATGGGCGTCACCGAGTCGCGCGTTTGTCAGTTGCATAGCCAGGCGGTGGCGCGTTTGCGTAGCCAGATTGTCGGGCAGTTGCCGGCTGTGAAAAAGCAGCGCAAGGAGAAGGTGCGTGGATAA
- a CDS encoding MinD/ParA family protein: MADFRVDQAAGLRRLFGGGQLQVVTFVAGCEGVGRSVAVANIGAALARLGKEVMIIDEHSSRDDIASAFGLSARFDLINVVQKELPLQQVLLQPMVGLRVLPAAKAAAKLGRLSLAQQQNLLDALSGLERPIDVILVDASMAHPHGFSPFGLASQEAVVVLSGNSASITEAYSLIKKVSHAFARKHFRILVNKVRSYPDARSIFDNIAQVTAQRGIAQLEYAGAILLDESLRQAAQLCRPVLVQAPNSDAASAFRDIAADLLYWQRGEREGGGVEQFVQQLLHLSQRITPNVLRA, encoded by the coding sequence GTGGCTGATTTTCGGGTTGATCAGGCGGCCGGTTTGCGCCGGCTGTTTGGCGGTGGCCAACTTCAGGTGGTTACTTTCGTGGCGGGCTGTGAGGGGGTCGGGCGCAGTGTGGCCGTCGCCAATATCGGTGCTGCATTGGCTCGATTGGGCAAGGAAGTGATGATCATCGACGAGCATTCGTCGCGTGATGACATTGCATCGGCTTTCGGCTTGAGTGCACGTTTTGATCTGATCAACGTGGTTCAGAAAGAGCTGCCGCTGCAGCAGGTTCTGCTCCAGCCGATGGTCGGCTTGCGAGTTCTGCCTGCAGCCAAGGCTGCGGCCAAACTGGGCCGCTTGTCGCTTGCCCAGCAGCAGAATCTGCTCGATGCATTGTCCGGTCTTGAGCGACCAATCGATGTCATTCTGGTCGATGCCAGCATGGCCCATCCGCATGGGTTTTCACCTTTTGGTCTGGCTTCGCAGGAGGCGGTGGTGGTTCTTTCAGGCAATAGCGCATCAATTACCGAGGCCTATTCCTTGATTAAAAAAGTCAGCCATGCCTTCGCGCGCAAGCATTTCAGAATCCTGGTGAACAAGGTGCGCAGCTACCCGGATGCCCGCTCGATTTTCGATAATATTGCGCAGGTGACGGCGCAGCGCGGGATTGCCCAACTTGAGTACGCGGGGGCGATATTGCTTGATGAATCCCTGCGACAAGCCGCTCAGTTGTGTCGTCCGGTGCTGGTTCAAGCTCCCAATTCGGATGCGGCTTCTGCATTCCGGGATATTGCCGCCGATCTTCTTTATTGGCAGCGTGGTGAGCGCGAGGGGGGCGGGGTCGAACAATTCGTCCAGCAACTGCTACACTTGAGCCAACGCATAACTCCAAACGTACTCCGCGCTTAA
- the flhF gene encoding flagellar biosynthesis protein FlhF, translating into MNVRKFIAANARDALKKVKETLGNDAIILSNRGIPGGVEIMAVAARDMAMIVPTQVADSTPVERRPAPAPAMSADDDYRVALTSARAQITNFSQPRPAVQPAAVNRPQAPVSSTTRHAGLVNAGIPRTGSLRNLETAKPQPATNEQPQLNQSPRMPEPAPMMAAPRRAEAEIIPQEVMDEIRSLRKIVEQHLAGIAWGETARSQPVKTDVMRQMLDAGFSPQFSRDILADLPSEMNEVQAMAWVKGAADRSLMTIGAEADIVDRGGVYALVGPTGVGKTTTTAKLAARCVLRHGPSKVALVTTDGYRIGAHEQLRIYGRILGVSVYLVKDAGELRQTLKELQHKHMVLVDTMGMSQKDKLVPELTDMLAGCDVQRLLLLSATSRGDTMDDVVHAYEGDKLAGCILTKIDEAASLATPLDVIMRHGLRLHYVSNGQRVPEDLHLPNRGYLVHRAFKDVPETSAHKYDGVEPALLMANASQVAAGGHRG; encoded by the coding sequence ATGAACGTAAGAAAATTTATCGCGGCTAATGCCAGAGATGCCTTGAAAAAGGTCAAGGAGACGCTCGGTAACGATGCGATTATTCTTTCGAATCGAGGAATTCCTGGGGGGGTTGAGATCATGGCTGTCGCTGCGCGCGATATGGCCATGATTGTGCCAACCCAGGTCGCCGACTCGACTCCGGTCGAACGTCGTCCTGCACCGGCTCCGGCGATGAGTGCTGATGACGACTATCGCGTTGCCTTGACTTCGGCTCGCGCCCAGATCACCAATTTCAGCCAGCCACGCCCTGCCGTTCAGCCTGCTGCGGTCAACCGTCCGCAAGCCCCGGTTTCTTCGACAACGCGCCATGCCGGGCTGGTCAATGCAGGAATTCCGCGAACCGGGTCGCTGCGCAATCTGGAAACAGCCAAGCCGCAGCCAGCGACAAATGAGCAGCCGCAGCTTAATCAGTCACCGCGCATGCCAGAGCCAGCACCGATGATGGCTGCGCCGCGCCGTGCCGAGGCTGAAATCATTCCTCAGGAAGTCATGGATGAAATCCGCTCGCTGCGCAAAATTGTTGAACAGCATTTGGCGGGCATTGCCTGGGGTGAAACCGCGCGTTCGCAACCGGTGAAAACGGATGTGATGCGGCAAATGCTGGATGCAGGATTCTCTCCGCAGTTTTCGCGCGATATCCTTGCCGATTTGCCGAGCGAAATGAATGAGGTTCAGGCCATGGCCTGGGTCAAGGGTGCGGCAGACCGTTCGTTGATGACGATTGGCGCCGAGGCGGATATCGTTGATCGCGGTGGTGTCTATGCGCTGGTGGGCCCCACCGGTGTAGGCAAAACAACCACAACGGCCAAGCTTGCTGCACGTTGCGTTCTACGCCATGGTCCGAGCAAGGTGGCCTTGGTGACAACCGATGGCTACCGGATTGGTGCTCATGAGCAGTTGCGGATTTACGGCCGCATCCTGGGTGTCTCGGTCTACCTCGTCAAGGATGCCGGCGAGCTTCGTCAGACACTGAAGGAGCTGCAGCACAAGCATATGGTCCTGGTCGATACCATGGGGATGAGCCAGAAGGACAAGCTGGTGCCCGAGCTGACCGACATGCTGGCCGGCTGTGATGTCCAGCGCCTGCTGCTGCTATCGGCAACATCGCGTGGCGATACCATGGATGATGTGGTGCACGCTTACGAGGGCGACAAGTTGGCTGGTTGCATCCTGACCAAGATCGATGAGGCTGCCAGCCTGGCAACGCCACTTGATGTGATCATGCGTCACGGTCTACGTCTTCACTATGTCTCAAATGGCCAGCGTGTTCCAGAAGACCTGCATTTGCCAAATCGTGGCTACCTGGTGCATCGGGCATTCAAGGACGTTCCGGAAACTTCAGCCCATAAATACGATGGTGTTGAACCCGCCCTGCTGATGGCCAATGCATCTCAGGTTGCGGCAGGTGGGCATCGTGGCTGA
- the flhA gene encoding flagellar biosynthesis protein FlhA: protein MASTTSVSMQGMLSRLNVTQLAAPILILMILAMMVLPLPAFALDVLFTFNIAISVLVLLVAVNTQKTLDFSVFPTVLLVTTLLRLSLNVASTRVVMLHGHSGPDAAGKVIEAFGHFLVGGNFAVGIVVFLILVVINFTVITKGAGRVAEVSARFTLDAMPGKQMAIDADLNAGLIGEEDARKRRTDIAREAEFYGSMDGASKFVRGDAVAGIVIMLINVIGGLIVGVAQHNMDFALAAKNYTLLTIGDGLVAQIPGLIISIAAGMVVTRVSDDRDIGQQVMGQMFRNAKAIGITAAIVGFLGLIPGMPNMVFLMLASSLGWFAWRMQKTQKQIAETPVPVAPAPVQESTDASWNDVAPLDVLGLEVGYRLIPLVDKSQDGELLRRIRGIRKKFAQEVGFLVSPVHIRDNLELKPNVYRILLKGVEVGQGEAYAGQYLAINPGRVAGTVNGTVTKDPAFGLPAVWIDSSQRDQAQAYGYTVVDSSTVVATHLNHLILTHAAELLGRQEVQQLIDHLTKEIPKLVEDLVPKLIPLGTLQKILQNLLEEGVHIRDMRTIIETIAEHALRTQSADDLTTQVRSALGRAIVQQLFPGAGEMQVMSLDPTLERLLSQAVAGNSENTSFEPGLADTLVRETASAAQRQEALGLPAVLLVPLSLRVLLSRFLRRTVPQLKVLAHNEVPENRIIKVTSIIGGKT, encoded by the coding sequence ATGGCCTCCACGACATCAGTCAGCATGCAGGGTATGTTGAGTCGGCTGAATGTGACCCAACTGGCTGCGCCTATCCTCATTTTGATGATACTGGCGATGATGGTTCTACCATTGCCGGCGTTCGCTCTGGATGTGCTGTTTACTTTCAATATCGCCATCTCGGTCCTGGTATTGCTTGTCGCGGTCAACACCCAGAAAACCCTCGATTTTTCTGTTTTTCCGACGGTGCTTCTGGTGACCACCCTGTTGCGCTTGTCGCTAAATGTGGCATCGACACGCGTGGTGATGCTGCATGGCCATTCCGGACCGGATGCGGCAGGCAAGGTCATTGAGGCATTTGGCCACTTCCTGGTCGGCGGGAATTTTGCTGTTGGGATCGTCGTATTCCTGATTCTTGTGGTGATCAACTTCACAGTGATCACCAAGGGCGCAGGGCGTGTGGCTGAGGTGTCCGCACGTTTTACCCTTGATGCGATGCCGGGCAAGCAGATGGCGATTGATGCCGACCTTAATGCCGGCCTGATTGGTGAAGAGGATGCCCGCAAGCGGCGGACCGATATTGCTCGCGAAGCCGAGTTTTACGGTTCGATGGATGGTGCTTCGAAATTTGTGCGTGGCGATGCCGTTGCGGGCATTGTCATCATGCTGATCAATGTCATCGGCGGTCTGATCGTCGGGGTTGCGCAGCACAATATGGATTTTGCGCTGGCAGCCAAAAACTATACTTTGCTGACTATCGGCGATGGTTTGGTGGCGCAGATACCGGGGCTGATCATTTCGATTGCTGCCGGTATGGTGGTGACCCGTGTATCCGATGACCGGGATATCGGTCAGCAGGTGATGGGGCAGATGTTCCGAAATGCCAAGGCAATCGGCATTACTGCAGCCATTGTCGGTTTCCTGGGGTTGATTCCGGGAATGCCGAATATGGTCTTTTTGATGCTGGCATCCAGTTTGGGCTGGTTTGCCTGGCGGATGCAGAAAACCCAGAAACAAATTGCCGAAACGCCGGTGCCTGTGGCTCCTGCACCGGTTCAAGAGTCGACCGATGCCAGCTGGAATGATGTGGCGCCGCTCGATGTGTTGGGTCTGGAAGTTGGTTATCGCCTGATTCCCCTGGTCGACAAGTCGCAGGATGGCGAATTGCTTCGGCGCATTCGCGGGATTCGCAAGAAATTTGCTCAGGAAGTGGGCTTCCTGGTTTCGCCAGTCCATATTCGCGACAACCTTGAGCTGAAGCCCAACGTTTACCGCATCTTGTTGAAGGGTGTTGAAGTCGGGCAGGGCGAGGCATATGCCGGGCAATACCTGGCAATCAATCCGGGACGTGTAGCCGGCACGGTCAACGGGACGGTGACGAAGGATCCGGCCTTTGGCTTGCCGGCTGTGTGGATTGACTCCAGTCAGCGCGATCAGGCTCAAGCCTATGGCTACACCGTCGTTGATTCGTCGACGGTGGTCGCAACGCACCTGAATCATTTGATCCTGACGCACGCTGCCGAGTTGCTGGGACGTCAGGAAGTGCAGCAACTGATCGACCATCTGACGAAGGAAATACCGAAGCTGGTCGAGGATTTGGTGCCCAAGTTGATTCCGCTCGGCACGCTACAGAAAATTCTGCAGAATTTGCTCGAAGAAGGCGTCCATATCCGCGATATGCGGACAATCATCGAAACCATCGCCGAACATGCGCTGCGCACGCAGAGTGCTGATGATTTGACAACTCAGGTTCGCAGCGCTTTGGGACGCGCCATTGTCCAGCAGCTTTTCCCCGGCGCCGGCGAAATGCAGGTGATGTCGCTTGATCCAACGCTTGAGCGTCTCCTTTCGCAGGCCGTTGCCGGCAACTCGGAAAACACCAGTTTCGAGCCGGGGCTGGCCGATACCCTGGTGCGCGAGACGGCTTCTGCCGCTCAGCGTCAGGAAGCGCTTGGCTTGCCGGCGGTTCTGCTTGTCCCGCTGAGCTTGCGCGTACTCCTTTCCCGCTTTTTGCGCCGCACCGTGCCTCAGTTGAAGGTGCTGGCACATAACGAAGTTCCAGAAAATCGAATTATCAAGGTGACCTCGATCATCGGAGGTAAGACATGA
- the flhB gene encoding flagellar biosynthesis protein FlhB translates to MAEESDLDKTEEPTGRRIEQAREQGQVPHSRELSTFLVLIVAAAAFWMMGGWFMQRSMVIAKKALSVEPRFMLEPSQMLPRLADISGDAFWAFSPLLGLLLLAAVLPPFFLNAWVFAPKAIAPDLNRLSPITGFGRMFSWNSLMELGKAVVKAGLVGGVAVMLIWSERDEIFGLLAQPLDAGLAHAGNLISFSFLVFVAALIVVVAADVPFQLWQYFEKLKMSKEEVKQEMKEMMGDPQVKGRIRSLQMQAARKRMMSAVPQADVIVTNPTHYAVALSYKSGMGAPKVVAKGMGPIAQKIKSLGAENAVLMLEAPPLARALYKHAEIDSEIPSALYNAVAEVLAYVYQLAGWRQMGGTYPVPPRNLPVPPELVPEAA, encoded by the coding sequence ATGGCGGAAGAGAGCGACCTCGATAAAACAGAAGAGCCTACTGGTAGGCGAATCGAGCAGGCCCGCGAGCAGGGTCAGGTCCCTCATTCCCGTGAACTCAGTACTTTTCTTGTTCTGATTGTCGCTGCGGCAGCATTCTGGATGATGGGCGGCTGGTTCATGCAGCGTTCCATGGTGATCGCTAAAAAAGCACTTTCGGTCGAGCCTCGCTTCATGCTTGAGCCCAGCCAGATGTTGCCGCGTCTGGCCGATATTTCCGGCGATGCCTTTTGGGCATTTTCCCCTTTGCTTGGGCTCCTCTTGCTGGCCGCGGTCTTGCCGCCATTCTTTCTTAACGCCTGGGTCTTTGCGCCCAAGGCCATCGCGCCCGATTTGAACCGCTTGAGCCCAATCACCGGGTTTGGCCGGATGTTTTCCTGGAACAGCTTGATGGAGCTGGGTAAGGCTGTGGTCAAGGCAGGCTTGGTTGGGGGCGTCGCCGTCATGTTGATCTGGAGTGAGCGTGACGAGATATTCGGCTTGCTTGCCCAGCCTCTGGATGCCGGCCTGGCTCATGCCGGCAATCTGATTTCGTTCTCGTTCCTGGTTTTTGTGGCGGCGCTCATTGTGGTTGTTGCGGCTGATGTGCCTTTCCAGCTTTGGCAGTACTTCGAAAAGCTCAAGATGAGCAAGGAAGAGGTCAAGCAGGAAATGAAGGAGATGATGGGCGATCCTCAGGTCAAGGGGCGTATTCGCAGTCTCCAGATGCAGGCTGCAAGAAAGCGGATGATGTCCGCAGTCCCTCAGGCTGATGTGATCGTGACCAATCCGACCCACTACGCAGTGGCGCTGTCTTACAAGAGCGGGATGGGGGCTCCCAAGGTGGTTGCCAAGGGGATGGGGCCCATCGCGCAAAAAATAAAATCCTTGGGGGCGGAGAATGCCGTTCTCATGCTTGAGGCGCCGCCTCTGGCTCGCGCACTCTATAAACATGCCGAGATCGATAGCGAAATTCCCTCCGCCCTGTATAACGCAGTTGCGGAGGTTTTGGCTTATGTCTATCAGCTTGCCGGCTGGCGTCAGATGGGCGGCACTTATCCTGTTCCGCCGCGCAATCTGCCAGTGCCGCCAGAACTTGTCCCGGAGGCTGCGTAA